A genomic stretch from Rhodomicrobium vannielii ATCC 17100 includes:
- a CDS encoding YbaB/EbfC family nucleoid-associated protein, with protein sequence MKNIMSMMKQAQELQTKMAELQTELETMQVEGTSGGGLVKVRLTGKGVMAGLSVDPSLIKPEESEILEDLIVAAHNDAKQKSEHVMAEKMQELTAGLPLPPGLKLF encoded by the coding sequence ATGAAAAACATCATGTCGATGATGAAGCAGGCGCAAGAACTGCAAACGAAGATGGCCGAGCTTCAGACCGAGCTTGAAACCATGCAGGTGGAAGGCACCTCGGGCGGCGGGCTCGTCAAGGTGCGGCTCACCGGCAAGGGTGTGATGGCGGGCCTGTCCGTCGATCCGAGCCTCATCAAGCCGGAAGAGAGCGAAATTCTGGAAGATCTGATCGTCGCCGCGCACAACGACGCCAAACAGAAGTCTGAGCATGTCATGGCAGAGAAGATGCAGGAACTGACGGCGGGCCTGCCGTTGCCTCCGGGCCTGAAGCTGTTCTAG
- a CDS encoding transglutaminase family protein, producing the protein MNFEISHRTTYRYSAPVSQSHHVLHLTPRSHYRQTVSRHSLIIDPAPASKAEMVDDFGNPVSLIAIEQDHRELLIHSRAQVEVFAPMQIDTSRTASWNDVAATLRANLGPETFEAIQYSCPSRFIRPSRDIHKFARASFVEGRPMLEAVQDLTARINRDFKYESGATDAATSVEEVLRIRRGVCQDFAHLEIACLRTMGLAARYVSGYLLTYPPAGQPKLIGADASHAWISVWSPEIGWVDFDPTNNMIPGEEHIAIAFGRDFQDVSPVSGVLLGGGEHEVEVAVDVNPVNGWASIAR; encoded by the coding sequence ATGAATTTCGAGATCAGCCATCGAACGACGTATCGCTATTCGGCACCGGTTTCGCAGTCCCACCATGTCTTGCACCTGACGCCTCGCTCCCACTACCGCCAGACGGTTTCACGGCACAGCCTCATCATCGATCCGGCGCCCGCCTCCAAGGCGGAAATGGTCGACGATTTCGGCAACCCCGTCTCGCTGATCGCCATTGAGCAGGATCATCGCGAGTTGCTGATTCATTCGCGCGCGCAGGTCGAGGTGTTCGCGCCGATGCAGATCGACACGAGCCGCACGGCAAGCTGGAACGACGTCGCCGCGACGCTTCGCGCCAATCTCGGCCCGGAAACGTTCGAGGCGATCCAATATTCATGCCCGTCGCGCTTCATACGGCCGTCGCGCGACATCCACAAATTCGCGCGGGCGAGCTTTGTGGAGGGCCGCCCGATGCTCGAAGCCGTGCAAGATCTCACGGCGCGCATCAACCGCGATTTCAAATATGAGAGTGGGGCGACCGATGCCGCGACTTCGGTCGAGGAGGTGCTCCGCATCCGGCGCGGCGTGTGCCAGGACTTCGCGCATCTCGAAATTGCGTGTCTCAGGACGATGGGTCTCGCCGCCCGCTATGTGAGCGGCTATCTGCTGACCTACCCGCCAGCGGGACAGCCGAAGCTCATCGGCGCGGATGCGAGCCACGCGTGGATTTCGGTGTGGTCGCCCGAAATCGGCTGGGTGGATTTCGACCCGACGAACAACATGATCCCCGGCGAGGAGCATATCGCCATCGCCTTCGGGCGCGACTTTCAGGACGTAAGCCCGGTCAGCGGCGTGCTGCTGGGCGGCGGCGAGCATGAGGTCGAGGTGGCCGTGGACGTGAACCCCGTCAACGGCTGGGCCAGTATCGCGCGCTGA
- the argB gene encoding acetylglutamate kinase: MSAAEPDPNEEFYRGLRKPSIAAEILSEALPYMQRYDQATVVIKYGGHAMGDAKLAESFARDIVMLEQASVKPVVVHGGGPQIAKLLNRLGIKSEFSGGLRVTDAATVEVVEMVLAGSINKGIVAEINALGGHACGISGKDGNLMIAKKLTRTEIDPDSAIERVVDLGFVGDPEEVNPRIVQVLAENEIIPVVAPLGLARDGTTYNINADTFASALAGALKAKRLLLLTDVAGVLDQNKKLIHRLTVSQARAMIADGTITGGMIPKVEGCISVIKQGVEGVVILDGRVPHAVLLELFTEHGVGTLIERD; encoded by the coding sequence ATGTCCGCCGCCGAACCCGATCCGAACGAAGAATTCTACCGGGGCCTCAGAAAGCCCAGCATCGCCGCCGAGATTCTTTCGGAAGCGCTTCCCTACATGCAGCGCTACGATCAGGCGACGGTTGTCATCAAATATGGCGGCCACGCGATGGGCGACGCCAAGCTCGCGGAGAGTTTCGCGCGCGACATCGTCATGCTCGAACAGGCGAGTGTGAAGCCGGTGGTGGTGCATGGCGGCGGCCCGCAGATCGCGAAGCTGCTGAACCGGCTCGGCATCAAGAGCGAGTTTTCCGGCGGTCTTCGCGTGACCGACGCCGCCACCGTCGAGGTGGTGGAGATGGTGCTCGCGGGCTCCATCAACAAAGGCATTGTGGCGGAGATCAACGCCCTAGGCGGCCATGCCTGCGGCATCTCCGGCAAGGACGGCAATCTGATGATTGCGAAGAAGCTGACGCGCACCGAGATCGACCCCGATTCGGCGATCGAGCGTGTGGTAGACCTTGGCTTCGTGGGCGACCCGGAGGAGGTGAACCCGCGCATCGTGCAGGTGCTCGCTGAAAACGAGATCATCCCCGTGGTTGCCCCGCTCGGCCTCGCGCGCGACGGCACGACCTACAACATCAACGCCGACACGTTTGCGAGCGCGCTTGCGGGCGCGCTGAAGGCGAAGCGCCTGCTTCTTCTCACCGACGTGGCGGGCGTGCTCGACCAGAACAAGAAGCTCATTCACCGCCTCACCGTGAGCCAGGCGCGCGCGATGATCGCGGACGGCACCATCACCGGCGGCATGATCCCGAAGGTGGAAGGCTGCATCAGCGTCATCAAGCAGGGCGTGGAGGGCGTCGTGATCCTCGACGGGCGCGTGCCGCATGCCGTTCTGCTGGAGCTGTTCACCGAGCACGGTGTCGGCACGCTTATCGAGCGCGATTAG
- a CDS encoding circularly permuted type 2 ATP-grasp protein — protein MQNPIMPQDLLAAYTPPTVGHDEAIDADGRIRPQWQAFSEAFGAVPPEEQAQRQERLRRLVAENGIAHDLFAEPGSRQPWSIDLIPIMISAAEWAMLERGMIQRVQLCDMMVKDFYGPQTLLRSGRVPPRLVFSDPAFLRACREPKNTGHLINFFAADLIRDASGEWRIIDVHAETPAGVGFALANRLLHGQLMGDVFRSCRAVRLASHFQHIQSELLQRIERDDPLITLLTPGPQHDDYFSHAYLSRYLGFQLVEGGDLRVIGSRVYMKTLEGLKPIDLMIRCVEGSHCDPLELDPNGFAGPVGLVQALRRNPRLMMNFLGSSIVENRGLGPLLQDVSRTLLGQDLVLHDTHRRWLGDMESRVYVFAHPERFVIRHAHEGTGRPGRAEVGIMLETLTPKALDALRFELDVNGQDYVAEERSDSAYAPSWTADGLTSRRFAMRLFVAGIDGDYRVMPGGLAMSLDGTPGVAMSARDGHSRDVWIASDEEVMPPHISLMRPAAEVARVLRAGIGLRSRIADNLYWLGRYCERADWVMRLMRGALSRSEDSGTVPIGAGGRRALELILSKDQPASAPGIGHDPRAIEQSVRLLMTAPGRSHSLPGLESNMLRVGSIVRERLSLEVWQTLLRFSNIASPQANDLSDSVKLLDRLNAGIVTMASLNGLTAENMTRNYGWRFTDIGRRLERAYNLAELLLALFGEVKREDDETARLFFVLNVADSTITFRQRYLFAPILSLVLDLLMVDEANPRGIGFQLCAITDHLQALPQASPHAPHNEEQRLILELLTKVRLAKVASLEHADASGNRVELQELLGALLSGLPKLSEAITRRYFNLTEEELRRVYTRFGSHS, from the coding sequence GTGCAAAATCCCATTATGCCGCAGGACTTGCTTGCAGCCTACACGCCGCCCACGGTCGGACACGATGAAGCCATCGACGCCGATGGAAGGATCCGGCCGCAATGGCAGGCCTTCTCCGAGGCGTTCGGCGCAGTTCCTCCCGAAGAACAGGCCCAGCGTCAGGAAAGGCTTCGCCGCCTCGTCGCCGAGAACGGCATAGCGCACGATCTCTTCGCCGAGCCCGGCAGCCGACAACCCTGGTCCATCGATCTCATCCCCATCATGATTTCGGCCGCCGAATGGGCGATGCTGGAACGCGGCATGATCCAGCGCGTGCAGCTCTGCGACATGATGGTGAAAGATTTCTACGGGCCGCAAACGCTGCTTCGCTCGGGCCGTGTGCCTCCACGCCTCGTGTTCAGCGATCCCGCGTTCCTGCGCGCCTGCCGTGAGCCGAAGAATACGGGCCACCTCATCAATTTCTTCGCCGCCGATCTCATCCGTGATGCGAGCGGCGAGTGGCGCATCATCGACGTGCATGCCGAGACGCCGGCGGGCGTGGGCTTCGCGCTCGCGAACCGGCTGCTGCATGGCCAGCTCATGGGCGACGTGTTCCGAAGCTGCAGGGCCGTTCGGCTCGCGTCCCATTTCCAGCATATCCAGAGCGAGCTTTTGCAGCGCATCGAGCGCGACGATCCGCTCATCACGCTGCTCACGCCCGGTCCCCAGCACGACGACTATTTCAGCCACGCCTATCTCTCGCGCTATCTCGGCTTCCAGCTCGTGGAAGGCGGCGACCTGCGCGTGATCGGCAGCCGCGTCTACATGAAGACGCTGGAAGGGCTGAAGCCCATCGATCTCATGATCCGCTGCGTGGAAGGTTCTCATTGCGATCCGCTCGAACTCGACCCGAACGGCTTTGCCGGTCCGGTTGGCCTCGTGCAAGCGCTCAGGCGCAATCCGCGCCTTATGATGAACTTCCTCGGCTCGTCCATTGTGGAGAATCGCGGCCTCGGTCCGCTCCTGCAGGACGTCAGCCGCACGCTTCTCGGTCAGGATCTCGTCCTCCACGACACACATCGGCGCTGGCTCGGCGACATGGAATCGCGGGTCTATGTGTTCGCTCATCCCGAGCGCTTCGTGATCCGCCACGCGCATGAGGGCACCGGCCGACCGGGCCGCGCGGAAGTCGGCATCATGCTCGAAACGCTGACGCCCAAGGCGCTCGACGCGCTTCGCTTCGAACTCGATGTGAACGGGCAGGACTACGTCGCCGAGGAGCGCTCCGACAGCGCCTATGCACCGTCGTGGACCGCCGACGGGCTGACCTCGCGCCGCTTTGCGATGCGCTTGTTCGTGGCGGGCATCGACGGCGATTATCGTGTCATGCCGGGCGGCCTCGCGATGTCGCTCGACGGGACGCCGGGCGTCGCCATGTCGGCGCGCGACGGCCATTCGCGGGATGTGTGGATCGCCTCCGACGAGGAGGTGATGCCGCCGCATATCTCGCTGATGCGGCCCGCCGCCGAGGTTGCGCGCGTGCTTCGCGCTGGCATCGGCCTTAGAAGCCGCATTGCGGATAACCTTTATTGGCTCGGCCGGTATTGCGAGCGAGCGGATTGGGTGATGCGTCTCATGCGCGGCGCGTTGAGCCGCTCGGAGGATTCCGGCACGGTGCCCATCGGCGCTGGCGGACGGCGCGCGCTCGAACTCATCCTGTCGAAGGATCAGCCCGCTTCGGCGCCGGGGATCGGCCACGACCCGCGCGCCATCGAGCAATCGGTGCGCCTGCTGATGACCGCGCCCGGCCGCTCGCACAGCTTGCCCGGCCTCGAAAGCAACATGCTTCGCGTGGGCAGCATCGTGCGCGAGCGCCTCTCGCTAGAGGTTTGGCAGACGCTGCTCCGCTTCTCGAACATTGCGTCTCCGCAAGCGAACGACCTCTCCGACTCGGTGAAGCTGCTCGACCGGCTCAATGCGGGCATCGTCACCATGGCGTCGCTCAACGGCCTGACCGCCGAGAACATGACGCGGAACTATGGTTGGCGCTTCACGGACATCGGTAGGCGGCTCGAACGCGCGTATAATCTGGCTGAACTTCTGCTCGCTCTGTTCGGCGAGGTAAAGCGCGAGGACGACGAGACGGCGCGCCTCTTCTTCGTGCTGAACGTGGCGGACAGCACCATCACCTTCCGCCAGCGCTATCTGTTTGCGCCGATCCTCTCGCTCGTGCTCGACCTCCTCATGGTGGACGAGGCGAACCCGCGTGGTATCGGCTTCCAGCTCTGCGCGATCACGGACCATCTTCAGGCGCTGCCGCAGGCTTCGCCGCACGCCCCGCACAACGAGGAGCAACGGCTCATTCTGGAGCTTCTGACGAAGGTGCGCCTCGCGAAGGTCGCCAGCCTTGAGCATGCCGACGCGTCCGGCAATCGCGTGGAGCTTCAGGAGTTGCTGGGCGCCCTGCTTTCGGGCTTGCCGAAGCTCTCCGAAGCGATTACGCGCCGTTACTTCAACCTGACCGAAGAAGAGCTTCGGCGCGTCTACACCCGCTTCGGTAGCCATTCATGA
- a CDS encoding Rieske (2Fe-2S) protein, protein MTDTKETIVYAVCEANIAPGWVQPFTLAKVGADGKDEPFPILIVRDEARKFYAYVNACPHEKKPLYEESENYVSDGRRHLHCMQHDARFEPNTGLCVEGDCKFQSLESIPVAIIDGDVCIAGVELAEDDDAGPPEIMIVSE, encoded by the coding sequence ATGACCGATACGAAAGAAACCATCGTCTACGCCGTTTGCGAGGCGAACATTGCGCCCGGCTGGGTGCAGCCGTTCACCCTTGCTAAGGTAGGCGCGGATGGCAAGGATGAGCCGTTCCCCATTCTGATCGTGCGCGACGAGGCTCGGAAGTTTTACGCCTACGTGAATGCCTGCCCGCACGAGAAGAAGCCGCTTTACGAAGAGTCCGAGAATTACGTGTCGGACGGGCGGCGCCATCTGCACTGCATGCAGCATGACGCGAGGTTCGAGCCGAATACGGGGCTTTGCGTCGAAGGCGACTGCAAGTTTCAGAGCCTCGAAAGCATACCCGTCGCGATCATCGACGGCGACGTGTGTATCGCGGGCGTCGAACTTGCCGAGGACGACGACGCTGGTCCGCCGGAAATCATGATCGTTTCCGAATAG
- a CDS encoding CHAD domain-containing protein: MNYRLNLFDLLSQSVPAVGCEQLDAALERLMTADHDETAIHAARRHFKRTRALLDLVKSVDKGDAARSSQKLLSGAGKLLSASRDAQVAVGAAETLREEFADASHERLFSDLSSWLQARHEHVLERAVSENIGNAIAEVAKAKACLSQFDFGDASAKDLLAASARTYKRGRREMKKALASEHAEDLHEWRKQVQRHWRQTLLLRTAWPKEAKARAKLAKTLSDALGLHHDLAVLREMIEQNRAVFRTPADVNTLLLFIEEKQASLLADAKERGEHLFSEKPKGFHARLKAHWKSVNRTDEKRPGRRKKQKCTKKPPCGPGCKCEKKLAAKA, encoded by the coding sequence GTGAATTATCGGCTAAACCTGTTCGACCTATTGAGTCAGTCGGTTCCGGCCGTTGGCTGCGAGCAACTGGACGCCGCGCTTGAGCGGCTCATGACTGCCGATCATGACGAAACCGCTATCCACGCGGCAAGGCGGCATTTCAAGCGGACCCGCGCGCTCCTCGATCTTGTGAAATCGGTGGATAAGGGAGACGCGGCCCGAAGCTCGCAGAAGCTTCTGTCGGGTGCGGGGAAGCTGCTTTCCGCGAGTCGCGACGCGCAGGTGGCCGTAGGTGCGGCGGAGACACTGCGCGAAGAGTTCGCCGACGCTTCCCATGAACGGCTTTTTTCTGATCTGTCGTCATGGCTGCAGGCGCGGCACGAGCACGTGCTGGAGCGGGCGGTTTCCGAAAACATAGGAAACGCCATCGCTGAGGTCGCCAAGGCGAAGGCGTGTCTTTCGCAGTTCGATTTCGGCGACGCATCCGCGAAGGATTTGCTGGCCGCCTCCGCGCGAACCTACAAGCGCGGCCGGCGTGAGATGAAAAAGGCGCTCGCCTCCGAACACGCCGAGGATCTGCACGAGTGGCGCAAGCAAGTGCAGCGCCACTGGCGGCAGACGCTGCTGCTCCGAACGGCGTGGCCCAAGGAAGCGAAGGCGCGCGCGAAACTCGCGAAGACGCTGTCGGATGCGCTCGGGCTCCATCACGACCTCGCCGTGCTGCGCGAGATGATCGAGCAAAACCGCGCAGTGTTTCGCACGCCCGCCGACGTGAATACGCTGCTCCTTTTTATCGAGGAAAAGCAGGCGTCGCTGCTCGCCGATGCAAAGGAACGCGGCGAACACCTCTTCTCGGAGAAGCCGAAGGGGTTTCATGCTCGGCTGAAAGCCCACTGGAAGAGCGTCAACCGCACCGACGAAAAGCGCCCCGGTCGGCGAAAAAAGCAGAAATGCACGAAGAAGCCGCCATGCGGGCCGGGCTGCAAATGCGAAAAGAAGCTGGCGGCCAAAGCGTAA
- a CDS encoding lysozyme inhibitor LprI family protein — MAASSHARAEEVRQPLDACLDKAMSTAATVDCIGRDFERNDAELNRIYKTLLEKNSSEDDAQEIRGRLIESQRAWLKFRDTNCNWRGSVMLGGTGEKVIVSGCVNQMTIDRVKELKAD; from the coding sequence ATGGCTGCGTCTTCGCACGCGCGCGCCGAAGAAGTTCGGCAACCTCTCGACGCCTGCCTCGACAAGGCCATGTCGACGGCGGCCACGGTGGATTGCATCGGCCGCGACTTTGAGCGGAACGATGCCGAGTTGAACCGGATTTACAAGACGCTCCTCGAAAAGAACTCCAGCGAGGACGACGCGCAAGAAATCCGCGGGCGGCTCATTGAATCTCAACGCGCGTGGCTCAAGTTCCGCGATACGAATTGCAATTGGCGGGGAAGCGTAATGCTGGGTGGCACGGGTGAGAAAGTCATCGTTTCGGGATGCGTAAACCAGATGACGATAGACCGGGTCAAGGAACTGAAGGCCGACTGA
- a CDS encoding (2Fe-2S) ferredoxin domain-containing protein, protein MTEALTATPEGRPFDLPLVFKRHVFICAQQRPPMHPRGSCAASGAMPLIERLSAKIQALQDPELAVTVTGCLGFCQAGPVVVVYPEGIWYAPKTVEDIDEICVSHLCEGEPVERLIFVPKV, encoded by the coding sequence ATGACCGAAGCCCTCACAGCCACCCCGGAAGGCAGACCTTTCGACCTGCCGCTGGTGTTCAAGCGCCACGTCTTCATCTGCGCGCAGCAGCGGCCGCCGATGCATCCGCGCGGCAGTTGTGCGGCCTCCGGCGCGATGCCGCTGATCGAGCGCCTTTCCGCGAAGATACAGGCGTTGCAAGACCCGGAACTCGCCGTCACGGTGACGGGCTGTCTCGGCTTCTGTCAGGCGGGACCGGTGGTCGTCGTCTATCCCGAGGGCATCTGGTACGCGCCGAAGACGGTCGAGGACATCGACGAGATCTGCGTGTCGCATCTCTGCGAGGGCGAACCCGTCGAGCGGCTCATCTTCGTGCCGAAGGTGTGA
- a CDS encoding UDP-2,3-diacylglucosamine diphosphatase, which translates to MHGFFRNVPVIRFGKRRYRALFLSDLHLGTRAAKTHALVEFLRTHDAETIYLVGDIIDFWRLKRGVIWPGGNDEILQILLERMHSGTRIVYVPGNHDEALRAYCGMTFNGIEITRDCVHTTANGRKLFVLHGDEFDVVVRYAKWLRFLGDRSYEFVLWCDGPLNWARRKLGFGHWSLSVYVKTRVKAAAVFIDEFETALAAEAKRRGYDGVVCGHIHHPADRLINGVRYLNCGDWTENCTAIAEHADGQIEILRWLQGDRESEPAAIREPVLKAA; encoded by the coding sequence ATGCATGGCTTCTTTCGGAACGTGCCGGTGATCCGGTTCGGCAAAAGGCGTTATCGCGCGCTCTTCCTTTCGGACCTGCATCTCGGCACGCGTGCGGCGAAAACGCACGCGCTGGTCGAGTTCCTGAGAACCCACGACGCCGAGACGATCTACCTCGTGGGCGACATCATCGACTTCTGGCGGTTGAAACGCGGCGTGATCTGGCCCGGCGGCAACGACGAAATTCTGCAAATCCTTCTGGAACGCATGCACTCGGGCACGCGCATCGTATATGTGCCCGGCAATCACGACGAAGCACTGCGCGCCTATTGCGGCATGACCTTCAACGGCATCGAGATCACGCGCGACTGCGTCCACACGACGGCCAACGGTCGCAAGCTGTTCGTGCTCCATGGCGACGAGTTCGACGTGGTGGTGCGTTACGCGAAGTGGCTTCGCTTCCTCGGCGACCGCTCCTACGAATTCGTGCTCTGGTGCGACGGGCCGCTTAACTGGGCGCGGCGCAAGCTCGGCTTCGGGCACTGGTCGCTTTCCGTCTACGTGAAGACGCGGGTGAAGGCGGCGGCGGTCTTTATTGACGAGTTCGAGACAGCGCTTGCTGCTGAGGCAAAACGTCGCGGTTATGACGGTGTCGTGTGCGGCCATATCCATCATCCGGCCGACCGCCTGATCAATGGCGTCCGCTATCTGAATTGCGGAGACTGGACAGAAAACTGCACAGCCATAGCCGAGCACGCAGACGGACAAATCGAGATCCTGCGCTGGCTTCAAGGGGATCGCGAAAGCGAACCGGCGGCAATTCGCGAGCCCGTGCTCAAGGCGGCCTAG
- a CDS encoding DNA polymerase III subunit gamma/tau, whose protein sequence is MSNSDNAPALPTSEVSGKAQSYLVLARKYRPQTLDDLIGQDILVRTLRNAFAMDRIAQAYMLTGVRGVGKTTTARILARALNYERDGLPDRPSLDIAELGRHCQAIMDSRHVDVLEMDAASNTGIDDIREIIEAVRYKPAAARYRVFIIDEVHMLSKSAFNGLLKTLEEPPPHVKFIFATTEIRKVPVTILSRCQRFDLRRVEPEVLSAHFARILEKEGYAADDSALALIARAAEGSVRDGLSLLDQALTMAEGRLTAASVLDMLGLSGRDAIFDLLERIFDGDAAGALTALGALNERGADPTLIISDVADAVHALSRLKVLPGAYPHDLSADDRARADRLAASLPVPRLAMAWQMLLKGIDEAARAPRPLAAAEMLVFRMCYTAQLPSPADVIGELKRSGERAPVRDSASSAPARDSAAGASATSGGFEPARSRVLSSRGSEAVAAEAPREAARSFASFEEIVEKVRAARDIMLQKALEERVELVKFGPGFLELRLLEGAPQSLAPELAKKLQAWTGERWIVSLSEERGLPPLGARMRDEKAQAKEEIRKHPAVKSILHHFPDAEITDVRKLD, encoded by the coding sequence ATGAGCAATAGCGATAACGCCCCGGCGCTCCCCACCTCCGAAGTTTCGGGAAAAGCGCAGTCCTATCTCGTTCTCGCGCGAAAATACCGCCCGCAGACGCTCGACGATCTCATCGGCCAGGATATCCTCGTTCGCACGCTTCGAAATGCGTTCGCGATGGACCGTATCGCACAAGCCTACATGCTCACGGGCGTGCGCGGCGTCGGCAAGACCACCACCGCCCGCATTCTCGCCCGCGCGCTGAATTACGAGCGCGACGGCCTGCCAGACCGCCCGTCGCTCGACATCGCCGAACTCGGCCGCCATTGCCAGGCCATCATGGATAGCCGTCATGTGGACGTGCTCGAAATGGACGCGGCCTCCAACACCGGCATCGACGACATCCGCGAGATCATAGAGGCGGTGCGCTACAAGCCCGCTGCCGCGCGCTATCGCGTCTTCATCATCGACGAAGTGCACATGCTGTCGAAGTCGGCCTTCAACGGCCTGCTCAAGACGCTTGAAGAGCCACCGCCGCATGTGAAGTTCATCTTCGCGACGACGGAAATCCGCAAAGTCCCCGTCACGATCCTGTCGCGCTGCCAGCGCTTCGACCTGCGCCGCGTCGAGCCGGAAGTCTTGTCCGCCCACTTCGCGCGCATCCTCGAAAAGGAAGGCTACGCCGCCGACGATTCGGCGCTGGCGCTCATTGCGCGTGCGGCGGAAGGCTCGGTGCGCGACGGATTGTCGCTGCTCGATCAGGCGCTGACCATGGCGGAGGGCCGCCTCACTGCCGCCTCCGTGCTCGACATGCTGGGTCTTTCGGGCCGCGACGCGATCTTCGACCTGCTGGAACGCATCTTCGACGGCGACGCGGCGGGCGCGCTCACCGCACTCGGTGCGCTGAACGAACGCGGTGCGGACCCGACGCTTATCATTTCCGACGTGGCCGACGCGGTGCATGCGCTGTCGCGGCTCAAGGTTTTGCCCGGCGCCTACCCGCACGATTTGTCCGCCGACGATCGCGCCCGCGCCGACCGTCTCGCCGCGTCGCTTCCGGTTCCACGCCTCGCCATGGCCTGGCAGATGCTTCTCAAGGGTATCGACGAGGCCGCGCGCGCGCCGCGCCCCTTGGCCGCCGCCGAGATGCTCGTCTTCCGCATGTGCTATACGGCGCAGTTGCCGTCTCCGGCCGATGTCATCGGCGAGTTGAAGCGCAGCGGCGAACGCGCTCCAGTCCGTGATTCGGCCTCCAGCGCTCCGGCCCGCGATTCGGCTGCGGGCGCTTCGGCAACGAGCGGCGGGTTCGAGCCGGCCCGTTCCCGCGTCCTCTCGTCGCGCGGAAGCGAAGCCGTCGCGGCCGAAGCACCAAGAGAAGCCGCGCGCAGCTTCGCGTCCTTCGAGGAGATCGTTGAAAAAGTCAGGGCGGCCCGCGACATCATGCTGCAAAAAGCCCTTGAAGAACGGGTCGAACTCGTGAAATTCGGGCCGGGCTTTCTGGAACTTCGCCTGCTCGAAGGCGCGCCTCAATCACTCGCGCCAGAGCTTGCGAAGAAACTGCAAGCCTGGACGGGCGAGCGCTGGATCGTTTCGCTGTCGGAGGAGCGCGGGCTTCCTCCGCTCGGCGCGCGCATGAGGGACGAAAAGGCGCAGGCCAAGGAAGAGATTCGCAAGCATCCTGCGGTGAAGAGCATTCTCCATCACTTCCCTGATGCCGAGATAACGGATGTGCGAAAGCTCGATTGA
- a CDS encoding rhomboid family intramembrane serine protease: MRDIPLPDGRDAVSAYQRPPLTATLGLIGAILAVYLCEAVFRIDGSGTLFDPGISTLVALGALDKSLVVEGGQWWRLFSAPLLHGGVPHLALNSLALLFAGAALERVVGPIWFAAIFVVGALGGGLASLAINAADLISVGASGAIMGLFAAALVIAYRFPMQSRQRRLMLSGSLGVLIPSLIPLFDGLFGQRIDFAAHIGGAIAGGIVGGTLLGLWHPDTEAPPHRKTAIAIAVLGLCGAIFAASQVVATYSSQTLAVHVIPDARLPKGMDEIRARSAELLAEFPRDPRSHIYRAVTLQGDNDNAGAEREWRAALAEREMLRAFFKPELEHLIRVNLALLLKESGRRAEAAAMAQPVCAFKGERQILLENAGLCRR; encoded by the coding sequence ATGCGAGACATCCCCCTGCCGGACGGCCGCGACGCGGTGAGCGCATACCAGCGGCCGCCGTTGACCGCCACGTTGGGCCTGATCGGCGCCATCCTCGCCGTGTATCTGTGCGAGGCCGTGTTTCGCATCGACGGAAGCGGCACCCTCTTCGATCCCGGCATCTCGACGCTCGTCGCACTTGGCGCGCTCGACAAGAGCCTCGTCGTGGAGGGCGGCCAATGGTGGCGGCTGTTCTCCGCGCCGCTGCTGCATGGCGGCGTGCCGCATCTTGCGTTGAACAGCCTCGCGCTTCTGTTCGCGGGCGCGGCGCTGGAACGCGTGGTCGGCCCCATCTGGTTCGCGGCGATCTTCGTCGTTGGTGCGCTCGGCGGCGGGCTGGCGTCGCTCGCCATCAACGCGGCGGACCTCATTTCGGTCGGCGCGTCGGGCGCGATCATGGGCCTTTTCGCGGCGGCGCTCGTCATCGCCTATCGCTTTCCGATGCAATCCCGCCAGCGGCGGCTGATGCTGTCGGGTTCGCTCGGCGTGCTCATTCCGTCGCTTATCCCGCTGTTCGACGGGCTGTTCGGGCAACGCATCGACTTCGCGGCGCATATCGGCGGCGCAATCGCCGGCGGCATCGTCGGGGGCACCCTGCTCGGCCTGTGGCATCCAGATACCGAGGCGCCGCCGCACCGCAAGACGGCTATCGCGATCGCGGTCCTCGGCCTGTGTGGCGCGATCTTCGCCGCGTCGCAGGTCGTCGCGACCTACAGTTCGCAGACGCTTGCGGTTCACGTCATCCCCGACGCGCGGTTGCCCAAGGGCATGGACGAGATCCGGGCGCGCTCGGCGGAGCTTCTCGCGGAGTTCCCGCGCGATCCGCGCTCGCACATTTACCGTGCCGTGACGCTGCAAGGCGACAACGACAACGCCGGTGCGGAACGCGAATGGCGTGCGGCGCTCGCCGAACGCGAGATGCTGCGCGCGTTCTTCAAGCCCGAGCTGGAGCACCTGATCCGGGTGAACCTTGCGCTGCTTTTGAAGGAGAGCGGGCGCAGGGCGGAGGCCGCGGCGATGGCGCAGCCCGTCTGCGCCTTCAAGGGCGAACGTCAGATCTTGCTGGAAAATGCGGGGCTTTGCCGGCGTTGA